In Risungbinella massiliensis, the genomic stretch GACGATGCGAATCATTTAGAATCGATCCTTTCTTGTTGATCTACAGGTACACTCAATGTCACCATCACACCACCATTGGAGGAAGCAGCAATGTTGGTATGTCCTTTTAGCAAACGGATCCGTTCTTGAATAGAGTTCAGTCCGTTTCCCTCCATTCCACCTTGTTCAAACCCGATCCCATCATCCTCAATGTGTATATAGTACCAATCATCTGTATATTCGCTCGTTATCCTACAATGTTGTGCCTTACTATGTTTGATCACATTGGTAATTGCCTCACGCAGAGACAAAGCCAGCATCGTCTCTGCGACTTTGGACAGTTTGGGTGTGGATGAACTCTTCCCTAAACTCAAGTGAATACCTGAGCTATCTAAAAATTTAGCCGTGTGCTCCATCTCTTCCTCTAGCGAAACAAACTTCATCGATGTCACAAGTTCACGAACTTGTTTTAATGCAAAGCGTGATGTGCCCATCACCTCATTCATTTCTCGTTTGGCCTGTTCGGTATTTTTGTCTATTAACCGAATCGCCAACTCACTTTTCAACGTAATCATGGTGAGTGTTTGTCCGAGAGTATCATGAAGGTCTCGCGCAATACGATGGCGTTCTTCCTCTTGAATGTACTTTTCCAGTTTTTCATTTGCGGTGGCAAGTTCTTGTCGTAACAATTTAGATCGTTCTTTCATATGAATCGCAATCGGTAATAATACAAGTAGGACCAGTATAGGAAAGTGAGTAGTTCCAAAAAAGGAGGTCCAATCTCCCCTCAAGTACATATGTGTTCCTACATACATCACAATAAATCCAAACATTCCTATCACCATATGGGTTTTGGAACGAACACGACCGAGTAAATCAGAGAAAATAAAAGCAAAATATACAAGGTTCTCATTATAAAACATCACAAAGACAGAAATTACAGCACATCCAAGGAGCGTAGATCCTAACATTCTCCAATCTCGAAACCACAAACTTACATAGAAGGCAAACAAAAAGAGGCCCAATAAAAGGAAACTGCCGACCAACCCAATTGGGTTATCGGCGGTAAGCACTCCATAGATTAATAATACAGTGAGAATTAAATCTACTATTAGATATTTTTCTATTTGGTCGTCAGGATACCACTTATATTTCACTGATCTCTCCTCCTGCCTACGATTCATTTTTTACCTATCATCATTCCTGTAAAGTACCTGCGGGCAAATTCCATCGGTCCAAACTTAAATCTCCGTAGCCAGAACATAGCAAATATCATTTGTAAGATACTAATTAGAAGCCAAATTCCAATTGTCATAAGGGAGTTGACTTTTCCTCCCAATCCTAATCCCCATCCATAAAAAATAAATGATGCCAAAATATTTTGTGTTACATAGCAACTAAGAGCCATTTTCCCTATGTCTTCAAAGCGAGACCAGAGCCACAGTCTCTCATTTATCTCTACCATTTTCGCAATCAGAGCAATATACCCAATTGATAAAACAGGTGCAAAAAGATAACGAACTGGGAAGTCAAAGACTCCTCCTGGAACAAAAGTGAGCAAGTTTAATGGGATCCCAATGCCTAATCCAATCCATAACATTTTATTTCGAATTCGTTTCCCTGTCTCGTCTGATGAAAAAGAACCCGAACGCATTAGTCGTATACCAGCTAAGAATAAAAAAATATTCATCGGAATAACGAAAATCGCTTCACTACGCAGTGGCAGAAAGTTCTCCAGTCTCGCTTGTATTTGCTCGATCCAAGTCCCATTTTGATACAGAGAAACCGTGTAATCCATATCACCTAGTAACATTACGCCAGATCCAAAATAAATACTGACTCCTAGAATATACAACATGACAACCGCATGAAAAGTTCCCGTTATTATCATCGCTCGCTTGATCAGCTTGTCACCGCCTTTGATAATAAACGAAACAATGATGGCAGTAACAGCGTAACTCATCAAAATGTCGTATTCCATCACAAGCGTGAAATGAATCAAACCTTCCATCAACAAGAATAGAGATGTCCATAAGTAGACCCCAGGCCAAGCAGTTCCTTTGCGTAAAGACTGTTGATACTTCAGTTCTAACCCTACTCCAAACATCATAGTCAATAAGCCTAAAAGCTTTCCATTAACCAAAAACAGAACAACTAACCTAAGAAAATCTTGGACAGACTCCCACCATATTGCATGATCTATCGTAAACAGATACGAAATGTCCCCTAAGTGGGCAAAAATCCAAATATTTGTCCCCAGTGTTCCTAATATAGCAAACCCTCTTAAAATATCGAGCAGCGGAATTCGTTCATTCGTTTTTTGCATCGCCTTTCCCTCACTTCGAAAAACTGATTGTTTCCTTCAGTTTATCTTTCAAGTGAGCAAGACAATATTCACAACTATCAGTTCCTCCATATGACAGGTGTCATTAAGTTTAGGATGCTTCTCATAACATATGAGATTTTCAAAACTATTTTTGAATTGAATGCATATGTTTAACCTAGATCGAAAATCAGGAGGAGCAAAAAGTGAGCAAAAAAATACTATTTTTTGGTGACGTAGGAATAGATGATACGGTTGCTCTAATCTATGCTTATCTAAAAGAAGAACTCGAGATTGTTGGTATTGTCGCAGACTATGGGAACGTTCCAAGGGAGCAAACAATTGAGAATGTCTACTACTTGATCAATCAAGTCAATCCATCTACCAACATTAGAGTGATTGGAGGAGCAATACGACCATTAACTGGAGAAGCTCCTGTTTTTTATCCAGATATACATGGAAAATATGGGTTAGGTCCGATCAATCCAGGAAATTCTATAGGCGAGATCGAAAACTTTTTTGAAATCGCCAATATCATCGAAACCTACCAAAATGAATTGATCATTGTGAATACAGGTCGACTAACATCCTTGGCTACTATGTTTATTTTATTTGCAGAGTTAATGAAATCGGTAAAATCCTATTACGTGATGGGGGGTGCCTTTTGGGTTCCAGGAAATGTAACTGCTGTTTCAGAAGCTAACTTCCATGCAGATCCCATCGCCGTAAAAATTGTATTAGAGTTTGCTAACAATCTCACCATCATTCCGTTAAATGTTACTAATCGTGCAATCGTTACTCCTGAGATGGTAGATTATATCCATTCCAAAGGGAAAGCACCTATTATCAAACCAATGTTGGATCATTATTATCGATTTTATAAAAATAGAAATCCTTCTATTCATGGAAGTCCTGTTCATGACGCTATCACATTGATGGCAGTAAACAACGATATATTCTCTTATCAGCACCTCCCTGTTCAGATCGTGCAAACAGAGGGAGTAGCTAGAGGGCAAAGTATTGTAGACATCCGTCCCTATATTCCATTTCCCCAAAATGCCAAAATACATAAAATCGCTTTTGACTTTGACTACCATAAGTTTTATATCGAGTTCATGACAACACTATCAGGTTAGAAATTCTCTTAAACATAACAAGAACAAATAAAATGCACTGAGAACATATTCCCAGTGCATTTTATTTGTTCTACCCCCCGTTGGGAAGGATCGAGAACAAAACTTCCCATTCCATCACATTTGTCTATTTAATATAATTACTATATAATAATTATTATAAATAAGTTCATTAAGATCATATAATATGACGAGCTGATGATCTAGAGTTCGGGACTACAGCTTGTCCCAAAGGATGTAGAATAATGACAACAAACGATAAATCAGCTATCTCTTTTCATCAGGTACACTACGCCCCTGATAATATGCATATCCTAAAAAATATTACTGGATCGTTTCCCGAAGGCAAAGTCACAACGTTAGTCGGGCCCTCTGGAGCCGGGAAAACAACACTGTTCAAACTTTGCAATGGTCTGATCTCTCCTGATTCGGGAGAGATTTATATAACAAATAAGATCATTAGTAGCTATGATCCAGTAGAATTGCGCCGTCGTGTTGGTATTGCACTGCAAAGCGCCCCCACGATCAGTGGTAGTGTAATGAAAAATCTTGCATTGCCGTTAGAACTTCAAGGAAAGCAGTTATCAGAAGAGGATGCAGTAGATTTATTATACGATGTAGGTTTGGATGCTACCTTTTTGCATCGCAATATAAAAGATTTGTCAGGTGGACAGCGTCAAAAGGTGTCTATTGCACGTACTCTGGTGAATCGTCCAGCAATATTATTATTGGATGAAATTACTTCTTCCCTCGATCCCGTTTCGAAACAAGACATCGAAGAACTCATTGCAAAAATAAACCAAAAATACGGTACCACTATTATTTGGATCACTCATAATCTACAACAAGCATTCAAAATTGGACACTACACTTGGGTCATGATGGATGGGGAAGTGATCGAGACTGGGGAAATCAGCTTACTACATTCTCCTAAAAATGAAAAAGTAGTTCAGTTTGTGAAGGGGGAAGAAAAATGAGCTATCTCACCTTATCTCTCACTCTTATTTTTGTTCTCATCCCACTGCTTCTATCTAAGACACTTAAATTAGGACTTGAAAAGGATACGATCATCGCTACCGTGCGTTCGATTATACAATTGCTCGGTATTGGATATGTTTTAAAATTTGTGTTTGATTCTGAAAGCCTAATTTATATCTTTTTAATCGTAGCACTCATGATTATCGTTGCTACATTAAATGTCCGTAAAAAAGGGACAAGCATTCAAGGAATCACGTGGAAAGTAGCGATTACATTAACGTTTGTGGAGGTACTTACCCAAAGTATTTTGCTTGGTTTTCACATCACACCACCAGAAGCACAATACATTATCTCCATTAGTGGTATGATCGTTGGTAACTCGATGGTACTCTCCATTTTGTTCCTCAATCGATTCCAAGCAGAAGTAGAAGCGCACCAAGATGAAACGGAACTAATCCTATCGCTTGGCGGAACACCAAAACAGGCTGTTCATACACAATTACAAAACGCAATCAAAGCGAGCATGATTCCTACCATTGAAAGCCAGAAAACAGTAGGACTCGTTCAATTGCCTGGAATGATGAGTGGTCAAATTATCGCAGGCGCTGATCCTATTCAGGCGGTACAATTCCAATTGCTCATTATGTTCCTATTGTTAACCACCGCCGCTGTCACCAGCATCATGCTCGGATTTTTATCGTATCCGACCTTGTTTAATCAGCGTATGCAGATGTTGAAGTTGAAATAAGATCCGACACAAAGAGAGAGTCTCATAATGGACTCTCTCACAGCTTGTCGACAAAGTTTATTATCTTAATAGGTCGACAGGCTTTTTTTAAGAATTATATAAATAGTGATTTGGTGTTTAAGAACCAAATCACTATTTATTTTGATTTTTAACATTCGAATAATCATCAACCAGATTCCGAATTTGTTTTAGTCACCTTGATAAAGTTACAATTTACATCTGTCGGCCATCACGATATAGAATGTAACCTACTGCATATCTGTTTTATATTTTAGGGTATGGATCGTGTATTACTCAACAACCTGATCCTCAATAAAATGCATCTTCTTAATTATCTTCTCAATTACCTTTCCTTCCTTACTTTTTTCATAAACATAGTATTTTTTTTGTGGCTCAGCATCTGACCAAATGATAGCTGCAATCAGATCATTCTTATGATGTTCTATCCGATCTGTATTCATGTAACTTTCATCAGGCTGCCAATCTCTTGGTAAATCCTCACTTTCCCTATAGAAGTACATATAAAAAATCCTATTTTTTCCTTCTATTACTTTCATTTCGCCTTCAACTGGATGATCCTTACTATATTTTTCAACTAATTCTTTCAGTTGTATTAAATCTTTCGGTGGATTTAGAATCATATAATGCTTTCTAACAGTCACCACTTCTTCATCCTTTTTACCAAAGGACTCTTCTGTATTGTCAATTTCCAAAATCTTTGTTTCCCCACTTGATTCCTCATTCTTTGTACATCCAATTAAGTATAATGGAATTAAGAATATACAAATCAAAAGTATAATTTTTGAATTAACTTTCATCATTCAAATTCCCCCTGAAACATCTCGTGATCCAACTCGAAATGATCATATAAACGAACATACATGCATGACTACTTTAAAGTGATTCTTCTCTACTGAAAACTTTTACTGTTACCCGATTCCCCCAAGTATCATTTACTGTAATTGTAAGTCCAGTTATATTATCACTCGTAATGTTAAACACCGGATAAGAAGTAACATCTGTATATATTGATAAAATTTATTTGATTCCTTTGTACTTTTATCAAACTTAAATGCTCTAGCTCATCAACTAAACATTTTTGACAAATTCAACATAGGCTTTCGTTGTCTCATGCTCACTTTTATTACTTGTATCTAACACAGCGTTAAAAATTTCAAACATTTCCTCATTTTCATTATACCAAATGATGAGGAAAGTAGAATTTAAACGCAAGCAATGCTACTTTGCTTATGAATTTAAAGAAGCTACCTAATTGGCGATGGCGTCAACAAACGAGAACAAGTAGGATAGGTGAGTCCTTTTTTTGTTTTTCGATAGGCTTCTTGCCATTTGGCTAAGAAATAGTTAAAAACAAAGCAACTACAACCGATCAATTGATGGATGAATCGTACTTGTTCCTTAGTAGGGTAGATCCGAAACTGAAAGACCTTATGCGCAGTTGAAAATATTCTACAACCTTTCAGAATAATGTCCATGACGATCGGGAGGATCAAGAAATTTATGAAGGAAAATACACCAAAATAGGTCGGACTTGCGAGAGGGTAGAAACCCTCCCTCGTCCGACTCAGATTCATCTCCCACTTTCGCTACGCTTAGAGTGGGAGTATTCTCAACTATAATAGATAAAAACCTTATCCTTATACTCACCAAGAACCGGATATATTTTCATTTACATTATCTTCAAACTCAATTTATCTCTTTCCTCGCTCTGCCAAATTGACTCCGATCCCCATACACACCACTCCAATCAATAGCATGATCGAAGCTGGTAAAGCAATGTCATTCCAACTTGCATCAAATAGAGAAATATCCATCATAGCATCTACCGCATGAGTCAACGGAAATAGATCGGAAATAAATCTAAGGATCGGGTTATCCAGCGTACCTGGTGGCATATAAACCCCACTTATGACCGGAATGATCGGAATAACCGAAGTATAAATCCCATTAAACTGTTCTGGTGTTCGAACAAAACTGGTAAATAACATTGCCAAGCTAACCATACTCAGTGTATACACAGCAGCAATGACCAGTATCATCTGAAAGTTTCCTAATTCATAATCGAATCCATACTGAAAGATCCATAACACAATCAACATTTGCAAAAAACCAATACAAAAACTATATAGTAGATGACCTGTATACATAGCTGTCTTACTTACTGGGGAGAGGATCAATCGATTCCATATACCACTCGCCTTATCGGCAGTGATTCCATTGACTTTAAACCCAATGGTAAACATGGCGGAGAAAAGGGTGAAAGCAAACAATAATTGCATACCCATATTATGTTTCGCGATTTCTCCACCACTGAGTGACTGAGTTTGAACCTTTAACGGTGGATTTTCCAGATAACTCTTTACTTTATTTCTTAGTTTATCCGTATTCTTTGTCCCCACCACTGCTTCCAGCTGTGCTTCCTTTATAAACACCTTATGAACATGCTGTTCGACAAGTTGGATGGTTGGCATATCGGAAGATGTAATCAAACGATAATCCTTTTCCATCAATTGAATGGCTACATCTCTTCTTCCTTCGACAACCGCTTCACGAGCTTTCTCTTCTTCCGTAATGACAAACTCCATCTCATCGCTGTTATTTAACAAAGTTGCCCATTTTTTTTCTATTTCTTTACCGTTAGGCTCATTACTAAAGATCGCAACAGAAGTTTGTGTTAGCTTCGCAGTATCACCAAATATAATCGTTGCTAAAATGCTAAGAACGATAAATAAAATAATCGTTAGTGGATTTCGTTTATCTTTCCTCCATTGCGCCATAAATACGGAATACATTAGATCCTCCCCCTTCTAGGAAAGACGGCCATCGAAACCACAAGACTGACCATACAAAATACGATCAGAATAATCACAGGGAACAGTAGATCTTGCAGATTTTCGAACTGAATCCACTTGATTAATACCGCCTGAGTTAGTCCATTCGAAGTCCATTCTCCTATTTTTTGAAACCAATCTGGGAGGGCTTGACTCGGAAAAAAACTTCCTCCAAGAACTGCCAACAACATAATAATAAGGGTGAAAAGTCCATTCGCTGCGTTTACGTCATGCAGTCTTAAGGTGATTGTCGTAAATAATGCAGATAACCCAGCAACACTGAAAGCAAAAGCAGTGACTACAAGTATGAATCCAAACCAAAAATCCAATGACTTGCCAGGGAACACATCTAGCAACAATTGAGTAACAGTAAATGTAATCATCATTTGTAACCAAGTAAGACAAAACGTAGAGAGTGTTTTTCCCATTAAATATCCTAGAGGATTGCTATTTGTCAGTAAAATCCGATTAAAAACACGTTCTCTCTTCTCGGTAACTGTTTTCATCGCCACGGTCTGTGAAATAAATAAAGCGAAAAGGGTACTCATTGCGATCGTAAAATACTGGGAAATGGTAAAAGTCTCCATCCCTTTCACCATTTCTTTCCCCCCTTGTGGCATCTCTATCTCTGTCATTCCAGTCGATGCTTTGTTACCAAGTGCCAACTGAAAATTAAGCGTATTGGTGAAATTAGTTACGATGTCTTGAAGAGTATCTACCTCCATTGATTGCTCTTTTGCACGAATGATTAAAGTAGCTTCTGATGGATCCCTTAGCAACACCCTAGATAGAACATCATACGTGAACCCTTTTGGTATGGTAATAAGTGCATCTAGCTCCCCACTCTCCACTAATTTTGTGGCTTCCTTATCTCGTAATTCCTGCACGGTAACCCAATCTTTAAATTTGGGATCATGAAAAAAATCATGGATCAGTCTGCTTGGGGAGAGAGATACAGCTTGTTCCAATATTGTTTCTCTTCCGCCGGGAGGTAGATCCATTTCTTGCACCTTCTTTTGAAACTGTTCCACCCCGATGGTTTCATCATCTTCCTGCACAATCGCCACATCTATCTTTACCGACTCTGCATCTTTATCGAATAGACCAGAAAAGCCAAAGTCTAAGACAACGATCAAGACGATGGGAAGTAACAGAGCCTTTACCATATCGTTTCGACTTCTCCAAAACACTAACAAGTCTTTTTTCAAAAAGGAGCCCATTTTCTATCTCTCCCCTAGTCCCGTAACGTTTTTCCTGTCAAATGTAGGAACACATCTTCCAGACTTGGGATTTCCACTTGAAAGTGTGTTATCTGAATGCCCTCTTTTTCTGTAGCATGTACTAAGTCACTAAGGATGTGACTCCCCTTCTTCGAAATGATTCGAATCCCAGCACTTGTTTCATCAACATGACGTACATAATCTATTGATTTGATTGTTTTGATTAGTCCATCACTTGTTTTGTTAAGTTGCACTTGTACGGTATCTTCACTTGATAAAATACTTAATAACTCGGACTTACTGCCTGATGCTACAACTTTGCCATGATCCATGATGTAGACACGATCGCATAATTGCTCTACTTCCTCCATATAATGGCTTGTATAAAGAACAGTTGTTCCTTGTTTATCATTTAGTTTACGAACTG encodes the following:
- a CDS encoding sensor histidine kinase gives rise to the protein MKYKWYPDDQIEKYLIVDLILTVLLIYGVLTADNPIGLVGSFLLLGLFLFAFYVSLWFRDWRMLGSTLLGCAVISVFVMFYNENLVYFAFIFSDLLGRVRSKTHMVIGMFGFIVMYVGTHMYLRGDWTSFFGTTHFPILVLLVLLPIAIHMKERSKLLRQELATANEKLEKYIQEEERHRIARDLHDTLGQTLTMITLKSELAIRLIDKNTEQAKREMNEVMGTSRFALKQVRELVTSMKFVSLEEEMEHTAKFLDSSGIHLSLGKSSSTPKLSKVAETMLALSLREAITNVIKHSKAQHCRITSEYTDDWYYIHIEDDGIGFEQGGMEGNGLNSIQERIRLLKGHTNIAASSNGGVMVTLSVPVDQQERIDSK
- a CDS encoding DUF418 domain-containing protein, whose product is MQKTNERIPLLDILRGFAILGTLGTNIWIFAHLGDISYLFTIDHAIWWESVQDFLRLVVLFLVNGKLLGLLTMMFGVGLELKYQQSLRKGTAWPGVYLWTSLFLLMEGLIHFTLVMEYDILMSYAVTAIIVSFIIKGGDKLIKRAMIITGTFHAVVMLYILGVSIYFGSGVMLLGDMDYTVSLYQNGTWIEQIQARLENFLPLRSEAIFVIPMNIFLFLAGIRLMRSGSFSSDETGKRIRNKMLWIGLGIGIPLNLLTFVPGGVFDFPVRYLFAPVLSIGYIALIAKMVEINERLWLWSRFEDIGKMALSCYVTQNILASFIFYGWGLGLGGKVNSLMTIGIWLLISILQMIFAMFWLRRFKFGPMEFARRYFTGMMIGKK
- a CDS encoding nucleoside hydrolase translates to MSKKILFFGDVGIDDTVALIYAYLKEELEIVGIVADYGNVPREQTIENVYYLINQVNPSTNIRVIGGAIRPLTGEAPVFYPDIHGKYGLGPINPGNSIGEIENFFEIANIIETYQNELIIVNTGRLTSLATMFILFAELMKSVKSYYVMGGAFWVPGNVTAVSEANFHADPIAVKIVLEFANNLTIIPLNVTNRAIVTPEMVDYIHSKGKAPIIKPMLDHYYRFYKNRNPSIHGSPVHDAITLMAVNNDIFSYQHLPVQIVQTEGVARGQSIVDIRPYIPFPQNAKIHKIAFDFDYHKFYIEFMTTLSG
- a CDS encoding ABC transporter ATP-binding protein, producing MTTNDKSAISFHQVHYAPDNMHILKNITGSFPEGKVTTLVGPSGAGKTTLFKLCNGLISPDSGEIYITNKIISSYDPVELRRRVGIALQSAPTISGSVMKNLALPLELQGKQLSEEDAVDLLYDVGLDATFLHRNIKDLSGGQRQKVSIARTLVNRPAILLLDEITSSLDPVSKQDIEELIAKINQKYGTTIIWITHNLQQAFKIGHYTWVMMDGEVIETGEISLLHSPKNEKVVQFVKGEEK
- a CDS encoding ABC transporter permease, with the translated sequence MSYLTLSLTLIFVLIPLLLSKTLKLGLEKDTIIATVRSIIQLLGIGYVLKFVFDSESLIYIFLIVALMIIVATLNVRKKGTSIQGITWKVAITLTFVEVLTQSILLGFHITPPEAQYIISISGMIVGNSMVLSILFLNRFQAEVEAHQDETELILSLGGTPKQAVHTQLQNAIKASMIPTIESQKTVGLVQLPGMMSGQIIAGADPIQAVQFQLLIMFLLLTTAAVTSIMLGFLSYPTLFNQRMQMLKLK
- a CDS encoding helix-turn-helix domain-containing protein, with amino-acid sequence MNLSRTREGFYPLASPTYFGVFSFINFLILPIVMDIILKGCRIFSTAHKVFQFRIYPTKEQVRFIHQLIGCSCFVFNYFLAKWQEAYRKTKKGLTYPTCSRLLTPSPIR
- a CDS encoding ABC transporter permease → MYSVFMAQWRKDKRNPLTIILFIVLSILATIIFGDTAKLTQTSVAIFSNEPNGKEIEKKWATLLNNSDEMEFVITEEEKAREAVVEGRRDVAIQLMEKDYRLITSSDMPTIQLVEQHVHKVFIKEAQLEAVVGTKNTDKLRNKVKSYLENPPLKVQTQSLSGGEIAKHNMGMQLLFAFTLFSAMFTIGFKVNGITADKASGIWNRLILSPVSKTAMYTGHLLYSFCIGFLQMLIVLWIFQYGFDYELGNFQMILVIAAVYTLSMVSLAMLFTSFVRTPEQFNGIYTSVIPIIPVISGVYMPPGTLDNPILRFISDLFPLTHAVDAMMDISLFDASWNDIALPASIMLLIGVVCMGIGVNLAERGKR
- a CDS encoding ABC transporter permease — encoded protein: MGSFLKKDLLVFWRSRNDMVKALLLPIVLIVVLDFGFSGLFDKDAESVKIDVAIVQEDDETIGVEQFQKKVQEMDLPPGGRETILEQAVSLSPSRLIHDFFHDPKFKDWVTVQELRDKEATKLVESGELDALITIPKGFTYDVLSRVLLRDPSEATLIIRAKEQSMEVDTLQDIVTNFTNTLNFQLALGNKASTGMTEIEMPQGGKEMVKGMETFTISQYFTIAMSTLFALFISQTVAMKTVTEKRERVFNRILLTNSNPLGYLMGKTLSTFCLTWLQMMITFTVTQLLLDVFPGKSLDFWFGFILVVTAFAFSVAGLSALFTTITLRLHDVNAANGLFTLIIMLLAVLGGSFFPSQALPDWFQKIGEWTSNGLTQAVLIKWIQFENLQDLLFPVIILIVFCMVSLVVSMAVFPRRGRI